A single genomic interval of Terriglobus albidus harbors:
- a CDS encoding protein kinase domain-containing protein, translating to MSFETGSFIGPYQILGSLGRGGMGSVFRALDTRLHREVALKVLHEDLSMPEMHERFLREARAASALNHPNIRTIFDIGDHNGDPYMVMELLDGETLRDSIDRGPMPVAEVLAYGIEVAEALAAAHAKNIVHRDIKPANVFLVPRPSGAWQAKVLDFGLAKIERLTGHSQHTQDLTVTGSTVGTVAYMSPEQARGEQLDTRSDLFSLGVVLYEMATGCVPFDGATSAVIFVNILSHDPPAMKSFGANVPRDLEKVILKLLAKDRKNRYQSAGDVAAALEEIRDGGKKAPWMQRNKAPVNDPGDPRSVDRRIRRTSSPPVPGGRRENDLPERASQPFIPPSKMGVPASPEQARTSGPADATEINIPAAGWRPPAPHSSQTSSHHAEDKTAAVAVASGQRSAQRRAASGSGVVAARPRAGYESNVEAEPEKKGSKMLLFVAIAVLVIVAGAFAFFRFRNKSVVSDVMTPGQAVMVTAIQNDTGDSTLDDWVASAVAMELSQSPSIAYRGPESFRAQLSGDGTVSQPVDEVTARQVATNSGVPVFLFGRISSGGAGYDIELTLHETASNRTLATFTDRAVSKEQIGVTLDRLAQPLRAALGESNADIQKTSVSFNSLASSSQEALREYARGEIALSLWQPALAMQAYERAVAADPAFVQPALKLALLYEAVGAHDAAGTAASSAAANAAKSGQRLAALSALAQELFVSGNLPKASELAKAYLTAFASDPDGFRLQAVVDRKMGRWAEAGQAAQGGLKLNPGDGSLYREAEVAMTAQNRYEAALKLERQAVKVGSKHNDQELLAAYLQGKDDLLAAQIELARQHPDALTVAPAYATYLDNTGRLQAGAAVWRQAITSVSQNPKLAAVAATFAGQAALNRALLSDCVGAKAFLPVTTSIAPRAAYYAGLAAAMCGDEAAAQQHLSALNSQQGTAAKEYFAPVVTAAIQLKTGQPEAALELLSKAKAYDTITIGAYLRGLAQVATGKPQVALIDHQVQLQHHGQSLLTGGTVYPAAQIGLAHAYDAMGDHNNAAMAYKAFATLWKEADAGSPLLTEAKAKGR from the coding sequence ATGAGTTTTGAGACAGGAAGTTTTATTGGCCCGTATCAGATACTCGGGTCCCTCGGACGCGGCGGCATGGGTTCGGTGTTCCGTGCTTTGGATACCCGTCTTCATCGCGAAGTCGCGTTGAAGGTGCTGCATGAAGACCTCTCCATGCCGGAGATGCATGAACGTTTCCTCCGCGAAGCGCGTGCCGCGTCGGCGCTGAACCATCCGAATATTCGTACCATCTTCGACATTGGGGACCACAACGGCGATCCCTACATGGTGATGGAGCTGCTCGATGGTGAGACGTTGCGCGACTCCATCGACCGTGGCCCTATGCCCGTGGCAGAGGTGTTGGCTTACGGCATTGAGGTTGCTGAGGCGCTGGCTGCGGCGCATGCCAAAAATATCGTCCACCGCGATATCAAGCCCGCAAATGTTTTCCTGGTTCCACGTCCCAGCGGTGCCTGGCAGGCAAAGGTTCTGGATTTCGGTCTGGCTAAGATCGAGCGTCTGACCGGGCATTCGCAACACACGCAGGACCTGACGGTCACAGGATCAACGGTCGGTACCGTTGCGTATATGTCTCCCGAGCAGGCGCGCGGGGAACAGCTGGATACGCGATCCGATCTCTTTTCGTTAGGCGTGGTTCTGTATGAGATGGCGACAGGATGTGTGCCCTTTGATGGGGCGACCAGCGCCGTGATCTTCGTCAATATCCTGAGCCACGATCCGCCGGCGATGAAGAGCTTCGGAGCGAATGTTCCCAGGGACCTGGAAAAGGTCATCCTGAAGCTGCTGGCGAAAGACCGTAAGAACCGGTACCAAAGTGCCGGGGATGTCGCCGCGGCGCTTGAGGAGATTCGGGACGGAGGCAAGAAGGCTCCGTGGATGCAGCGCAACAAGGCACCAGTCAATGATCCAGGCGATCCCCGGTCGGTCGACAGGCGGATTCGCCGGACATCGAGCCCACCCGTACCAGGCGGCAGGCGGGAGAACGATCTTCCGGAGCGAGCTTCGCAGCCATTCATTCCTCCGTCAAAGATGGGCGTCCCGGCGTCGCCGGAGCAGGCACGTACCTCTGGTCCGGCCGATGCAACGGAGATCAATATTCCGGCGGCGGGCTGGCGTCCTCCAGCTCCCCATTCGTCACAAACCTCCTCCCATCATGCAGAAGACAAAACGGCAGCCGTCGCGGTGGCCTCAGGACAGAGGTCAGCACAACGGCGGGCAGCGTCGGGCTCGGGTGTTGTAGCCGCACGGCCACGTGCCGGGTACGAGAGCAATGTTGAGGCCGAGCCGGAGAAGAAGGGCAGTAAGATGCTGCTGTTCGTGGCTATCGCGGTCTTAGTGATTGTTGCCGGAGCGTTTGCATTCTTCAGGTTCCGCAATAAGAGCGTGGTCTCCGATGTCATGACTCCAGGGCAGGCGGTGATGGTGACCGCCATTCAAAACGACACTGGTGACAGCACTCTGGATGACTGGGTTGCATCGGCTGTCGCGATGGAGCTGTCGCAATCTCCGTCGATCGCCTATCGCGGCCCTGAATCCTTCCGCGCCCAGCTCAGCGGGGACGGCACTGTGAGTCAGCCCGTGGATGAGGTAACAGCGCGGCAGGTCGCGACTAACTCCGGTGTTCCGGTCTTCCTCTTTGGCAGGATCTCCAGCGGCGGAGCCGGCTATGACATTGAGCTGACGCTTCACGAAACTGCTTCGAATCGTACGTTGGCAACGTTCACCGATAGGGCTGTCAGCAAAGAACAGATCGGTGTCACCTTGGATCGCCTGGCCCAACCGCTGCGTGCAGCTCTAGGAGAGTCGAACGCTGACATCCAAAAGACGAGTGTTTCATTCAACAGCCTGGCCAGCTCCTCACAGGAAGCCTTGCGGGAATACGCCCGCGGCGAGATCGCACTCAGCCTGTGGCAACCGGCGCTGGCGATGCAGGCCTATGAACGTGCGGTCGCCGCCGATCCGGCATTTGTGCAGCCGGCGTTGAAGCTGGCGCTGTTGTATGAAGCTGTCGGCGCACACGATGCAGCCGGCACGGCGGCAAGTTCTGCCGCCGCGAACGCAGCCAAGAGCGGGCAGCGCCTGGCTGCGTTGTCAGCACTGGCCCAGGAGCTCTTCGTCTCCGGCAACCTGCCGAAGGCATCCGAACTTGCAAAGGCGTATCTCACGGCCTTTGCAAGCGACCCTGATGGCTTCCGCCTGCAGGCGGTTGTGGATCGAAAGATGGGACGCTGGGCAGAAGCCGGGCAGGCCGCTCAGGGGGGCCTGAAACTGAACCCGGGAGACGGCAGCCTGTATCGGGAGGCGGAAGTCGCAATGACGGCACAGAACCGTTATGAGGCGGCTCTGAAACTGGAACGTCAGGCGGTGAAGGTGGGGTCGAAGCACAACGATCAGGAGTTGCTGGCGGCCTATCTTCAAGGGAAGGACGACCTTCTCGCCGCACAGATTGAGCTGGCCAGGCAGCACCCTGATGCGTTGACCGTGGCTCCAGCCTATGCAACCTATCTGGATAACACTGGAAGATTACAGGCCGGAGCAGCCGTATGGCGCCAGGCGATTACCTCGGTATCCCAGAATCCGAAGTTGGCGGCCGTTGCGGCGACCTTTGCCGGGCAGGCCGCGCTGAATCGAGCTCTGCTCTCTGACTGTGTTGGCGCGAAGGCATTTCTTCCTGTCACAACATCGATCGCTCCCAGAGCGGCGTACTACGCGGGCCTGGCAGCGGCGATGTGCGGTGATGAAGCAGCAGCGCAACAGCATCTCAGCGCATTGAACAGCCAGCAGGGAACGGCGGCGAAGGAGTATTTCGCGCCTGTGGTTACGGCGGCGATTCAGTTGAAGACGGGCCAGCCCGAGGCTGCGCTCGAGTTGTTATCGAAGGCTAAGGCCTATGACACGATAACCATCGGAGCCTACCTGCGCGGCCTGGCACAGGTTGCGACCGGTAAGCCTCAGGTCGCGCTTATCGATCACCAGGTTCAGTTGCAGCATCACGGCCAGTCGCTGCTCACGGGCGGTACGGTCTATCCAGCGGCGCAGATCGGCCTGGCACATGCCTACGATGCCATGGGAGATCACAACAACGCCGCAATGGCTTACAAAGCATTTGCGACGCTCTGGAAGGAAGCTGATGCGGGTTCACCGCTGCTGACGGAAGCGAAGGCTAAGGGACGGTAG
- a CDS encoding HAD family hydrolase, with protein sequence MPDTFVQRVPLGQTLLIDADDTLWENNIYFERAIVSFISLLNHHAYSPDEIRHHLNACERETIRQRGYGLKSFRQSLVNCFEQLSPEPVSQQTHEQISSFADAIATQEIELLPGVADTLSTLTTRHRIILVTKGDDWEQRDKLERSGLKPYFHEIEVLPEKHSEAYLTLRDRHCCEAASTWMIGNSPKSDVNPALEAGLNAIFIPHDNTWMLEHEELLPPPSSQAFLQLPAFPHLAHYF encoded by the coding sequence ATGCCCGATACCTTCGTACAACGCGTGCCACTGGGCCAGACGCTGCTGATCGACGCCGATGACACCCTTTGGGAGAACAACATCTACTTCGAACGGGCCATCGTAAGCTTCATCTCACTGCTCAACCATCACGCGTACAGCCCTGATGAGATACGCCATCACCTGAATGCGTGCGAGCGCGAGACCATCCGCCAACGCGGCTATGGCTTGAAGAGCTTCCGGCAGTCCTTGGTGAACTGCTTTGAACAGCTCTCTCCGGAACCCGTCTCTCAGCAGACGCACGAACAGATCTCCAGCTTTGCCGACGCCATTGCAACTCAGGAGATTGAACTCCTACCCGGCGTTGCCGATACTTTATCTACGCTGACGACACGCCATCGCATCATTCTTGTCACCAAAGGCGACGATTGGGAACAGCGCGACAAGCTGGAACGCTCCGGCCTGAAGCCGTATTTTCATGAGATCGAAGTTCTACCTGAAAAACACAGCGAAGCCTACTTGACATTGCGCGATCGCCATTGTTGCGAAGCAGCCTCCACATGGATGATTGGGAACTCACCCAAGAGCGACGTCAACCCTGCTCTTGAGGCGGGCTTGAATGCCATCTTCATTCCGCACGACAATACCTGGATGCTGGAGCACGAAGAGCTGCTTCCGCCTCCATCGAGCCAGGCGTTTCTGCAACTCCCCGCCTTCCCGCATCTGGCGCATTACTTCTAG
- the trxA gene encoding thioredoxin yields the protein MANVTDVSDATFESEVLQSQQPVMVDFWAAWCGPCRALAPIVDEVATTYNGQLKVMKMNVDQNAQTPARYGIRGIPALLIFKDGKVAEQIVGYVPKDTIDKSVTKVLA from the coding sequence ATGGCAAACGTAACAGATGTAAGCGATGCGACATTTGAGAGCGAGGTGCTGCAGTCGCAGCAACCCGTAATGGTTGATTTTTGGGCCGCATGGTGTGGTCCTTGTCGAGCGCTTGCTCCCATCGTTGATGAAGTGGCCACTACTTACAACGGACAGTTGAAGGTAATGAAGATGAATGTGGACCAGAATGCACAAACGCCTGCACGTTACGGCATTCGCGGCATCCCGGCACTGTTAATCTTCAAGGACGGCAAGGTCGCCGAGCAGATTGTCGGTTACGTGCCGAAGGACACCATCGACAAGAGCGTGACCAAGGTCCTGGCCTAA
- the thrB gene encoding homoserine kinase codes for MTVSVRVPASSANLGPGFDALGMALAMYLEVDAEISERTCVAASGRDAHLCGRLENNLILETIGDLLRASGRPVPGLKLTLRNDIPLGRGCGSSAAAIVAAVLLANEIGGLGWNEARLLREVTRIEGHPDNVAAALLGGVVASAMQADGEVAAVKIAAPADWQFLLAIPGSSLSTAKARGMLPAEYSKADAIFNVQRSALLMGAFAAGRGDLLRLAMQDRMHQPYRMEACPLLKALLPLSGVNGVLGVALSGAGPSVLLVLDKNTDPEEVIARARLRSEDPELEVVLTCAAEGASTSQR; via the coding sequence ATGACCGTATCTGTAAGAGTCCCGGCAAGTTCTGCCAACCTCGGACCGGGGTTCGACGCCCTCGGTATGGCGCTGGCCATGTATCTGGAAGTCGATGCGGAGATCTCCGAACGGACCTGCGTAGCCGCTTCGGGCCGGGATGCGCATCTGTGTGGGCGGCTCGAGAATAACCTGATCCTCGAAACAATTGGCGACCTTCTGCGGGCCTCGGGGCGCCCTGTTCCAGGCCTCAAGCTGACGCTTCGGAACGACATCCCGTTAGGGCGTGGTTGCGGCTCATCAGCGGCGGCCATTGTGGCTGCGGTGCTTCTGGCCAATGAGATCGGTGGATTGGGTTGGAACGAAGCCCGTCTACTGCGGGAAGTCACCCGGATTGAGGGACATCCTGACAACGTCGCAGCGGCATTGTTGGGTGGGGTTGTGGCATCGGCCATGCAGGCGGATGGGGAAGTAGCAGCGGTTAAAATCGCTGCTCCTGCGGACTGGCAGTTTCTGCTGGCCATTCCAGGCAGCTCGCTCTCGACGGCAAAAGCGCGTGGCATGCTGCCGGCGGAGTACTCAAAAGCCGACGCCATCTTTAACGTGCAGCGCAGTGCGCTTCTGATGGGCGCCTTCGCCGCAGGCCGGGGCGACCTGCTGCGGCTGGCCATGCAGGACAGAATGCACCAGCCGTACCGTATGGAGGCCTGCCCCCTGCTCAAGGCCCTACTGCCCCTGTCTGGAGTGAATGGGGTATTGGGTGTCGCACTCAGCGGCGCCGGGCCGTCGGTCCTGCTGGTGCTGGACAAGAATACCGATCCGGAAGAAGTGATAGCGCGGGCAAGACTGCGCAGCGAAGATCCCGAGCTCGAGGTCGTTCTCACCTGTGCGGCTGAGGGCGCCAGTACTTCTCAGAGGTAA
- the thrC gene encoding threonine synthase — MKEKSHELRCTGCGARIAGTDATSNFRCAQCGELYEVVYPWSSDGANLPNAGALRWLWQERRSSTLPIDQSGVWRFRDLLPILDDPSHAVTLREGNTPLYELPRCGKIAGVDWLLAKHQGMNPTGSFKDTGMTAALSVAAERGFKVVACASTGNTSAAMAAYAARAGLTSIVFIPEGKIAWGKLSQSMDYGALTIQLKSDFDGCVRVLNDLVKRLPIYMLNSVNPYRLEGQKTPALEMVEQMDWQVPEHVIVPGGNLANSSALGKGFEEMKRLGLISRVPKISVIQAHGANPLYRAMQASGGEQLEPVVADTRATAIRIGNPASWKKAVRIIRATGGWVEEVSEQEIAQAKAEIGAEGIGCEPASAVTLAGLKKLTRDGRIGREERVVLLLTGHTLKDPEYTIDFHRGTLFSDQEASSLRKPPIVLEARTDAVLKALESSIQL; from the coding sequence ATGAAAGAGAAGTCACACGAGCTTAGATGCACAGGGTGCGGTGCGCGCATTGCCGGTACGGATGCGACCTCCAACTTTCGCTGTGCCCAGTGCGGTGAGCTGTATGAAGTGGTTTACCCGTGGTCGTCCGATGGCGCCAACCTTCCTAATGCGGGCGCGCTCCGCTGGCTGTGGCAGGAACGTCGCTCTTCCACCCTCCCCATCGACCAGAGTGGTGTCTGGCGTTTCCGTGACCTGCTGCCGATTCTTGACGATCCATCCCATGCCGTGACCCTGCGTGAGGGCAATACGCCCTTGTATGAGCTCCCTCGCTGCGGGAAGATTGCCGGCGTGGACTGGCTGTTGGCCAAGCACCAGGGTATGAATCCAACGGGCAGCTTCAAAGATACCGGTATGACCGCCGCTCTGTCGGTCGCTGCTGAACGGGGCTTCAAGGTGGTCGCGTGCGCTTCTACTGGAAATACGTCAGCCGCCATGGCAGCCTATGCCGCACGCGCCGGCCTGACCAGCATTGTATTTATTCCCGAGGGCAAAATCGCCTGGGGCAAGCTGTCGCAGTCTATGGACTATGGCGCATTGACCATCCAGCTCAAGAGCGATTTCGACGGCTGCGTCCGGGTTCTGAATGACCTGGTCAAGCGTCTGCCGATCTACATGCTCAATTCGGTGAACCCCTATCGCCTCGAAGGCCAGAAGACGCCCGCTCTCGAGATGGTGGAGCAGATGGACTGGCAGGTGCCGGAGCACGTGATCGTCCCCGGTGGCAACCTGGCCAATAGCTCCGCGCTCGGCAAGGGATTCGAAGAGATGAAGCGCCTGGGCCTCATCAGCCGTGTTCCGAAGATCTCAGTGATCCAGGCCCACGGTGCAAATCCGCTCTATCGCGCAATGCAGGCGAGTGGCGGGGAACAGCTGGAGCCGGTTGTTGCCGATACCCGGGCAACCGCAATTCGCATCGGCAATCCGGCAAGCTGGAAGAAGGCCGTGCGGATTATCCGCGCTACCGGTGGATGGGTGGAAGAGGTCTCCGAGCAGGAGATCGCCCAGGCCAAGGCCGAGATTGGCGCTGAAGGGATCGGTTGTGAGCCGGCCTCCGCCGTGACCCTGGCGGGCCTGAAGAAGCTTACCCGGGACGGGCGTATTGGACGCGAGGAGCGGGTTGTCCTGCTGCTGACCGGCCACACCCTGAAGGATCCCGAGTACACCATCGATTTTCATCGTGGAACTCTGTTTTCGGACCAGGAGGCTTCTTCGTTACGGAAGCCCCCGATCGTGCTGGAAGCTCGGACCGACGCGGTTCTCAAGGCGCTCGAGAGCAGCATTCAGTTATGA
- the modA gene encoding molybdate ABC transporter substrate-binding protein, translating into MLKALLLLLLIPPAFGQTKPVELRIAAAADLQPVLEAVGPIYEKKANVHLLVSYAASSILASQIISAGPGGPFDVFMGADFYFPEKVVAANLADTGSPIPYAKGTLVLWTRNGSPFTPLQLSALESSDLKSLAIADPEHAPYGRAAVEALKALKLQDRVKDHLVRAENVGQAGQFAFTGNAELAIISKTLAVSPKFKQSGTFVLFPFSSYNPITQTAVVLRSSAQRDAAHAFLNWFLSSEVQPHLPDLGLTPVK; encoded by the coding sequence ATGCTCAAAGCGCTGCTCCTCTTACTCCTGATTCCCCCAGCATTCGGGCAAACAAAACCGGTAGAGTTGCGGATTGCGGCGGCAGCCGATCTACAGCCGGTGCTTGAGGCCGTGGGGCCAATCTATGAGAAGAAGGCCAACGTCCACCTGCTGGTTTCCTATGCAGCCTCTTCCATCCTGGCCAGCCAGATCATCTCCGCAGGTCCTGGAGGCCCCTTCGACGTGTTCATGGGTGCCGATTTCTACTTTCCGGAGAAGGTTGTCGCAGCCAACCTGGCAGATACGGGCAGCCCGATTCCCTATGCCAAGGGGACCCTGGTTTTATGGACACGGAATGGCTCTCCCTTCACCCCTCTCCAACTGTCGGCGCTGGAATCATCCGATCTCAAGTCCCTGGCCATCGCCGACCCGGAGCACGCACCGTATGGCCGTGCGGCAGTGGAGGCCTTGAAAGCCCTCAAACTCCAGGACAGGGTCAAGGATCACCTTGTGCGCGCTGAAAACGTAGGCCAGGCCGGCCAGTTTGCCTTCACCGGGAATGCCGAGCTTGCCATCATCTCGAAGACACTGGCGGTCTCCCCGAAGTTCAAACAGTCGGGGACGTTCGTGCTGTTCCCGTTCTCCAGCTATAACCCCATCACGCAGACAGCAGTCGTATTGCGCAGCTCGGCGCAACGCGATGCGGCACACGCCTTCCTGAACTGGTTTCTCTCGAGCGAGGTTCAGCCGCACCTTCCGGACCTGGGGCTCACGCCGGTGAAGTGA
- the modB gene encoding molybdate ABC transporter permease subunit — translation MDLDALWLTFRLALTTTAILLCLGLPLAAWLAYGQSRLRPLAQALVALPLVLPPTVLGFYLLVLLGPTTAVGRVITTTLGHPLAFSFTGLLIGSLLYSLPFAVQPLVSGMMGIGPELREAAATLGARPSVVFVRVTMPLIRPSLLTAGILAFTHTVGEFGVVLMLGGNIPGATRTLSIALYDQVADFNFAAANRTALLLLAFSFVSLLLVHWRAGQRSTRLV, via the coding sequence ATGGATCTCGACGCTCTGTGGCTGACATTTCGCCTGGCCCTCACCACGACCGCCATTCTGCTTTGCCTTGGACTCCCGCTGGCAGCATGGCTGGCCTACGGACAAAGCCGTTTGCGTCCGCTGGCGCAGGCGTTGGTTGCTCTGCCATTGGTACTGCCGCCGACCGTGCTGGGCTTTTACCTCCTGGTGCTGCTTGGCCCCACAACCGCAGTCGGACGCGTGATCACAACGACTCTCGGACATCCGCTTGCTTTCTCTTTTACCGGGCTACTGATAGGTTCCCTGCTGTACAGCCTTCCCTTTGCCGTACAGCCTCTGGTAAGCGGCATGATGGGGATCGGGCCGGAGCTGCGGGAAGCGGCAGCGACGCTGGGTGCACGGCCCTCCGTTGTCTTTGTGCGGGTTACCATGCCGCTGATACGTCCATCGCTGCTGACCGCGGGGATTCTGGCCTTTACCCATACAGTCGGCGAATTCGGAGTTGTGTTGATGCTGGGCGGCAATATTCCGGGCGCAACGCGGACTCTCTCCATCGCGCTCTACGATCAGGTTGCCGATTTCAACTTCGCCGCAGCCAATCGCACGGCTCTTCTGCTGCTGGCCTTTTCGTTTGTCTCGCTGTTGCTTGTGCACTGGCGAGCCGGACAAAGGAGCACGCGCCTTGTCTGA
- a CDS encoding ATP-binding cassette domain-containing protein, whose protein sequence is MSEPLLHEHITAKLDSITIDVTVALRSPWTVLFGPSGSGKSTILRSIAGLRGGPPAWKRHIPLASQKAALFPHMSVKANLEFGRELPTGDSKREQELHAERFQDLVRLFRIGDLLGRYPAQLSGGQAQRVSVARALMPRYSRLVLLDEPFTGLEQALRDELLLALKQWTREHRLPVLSVTHDVTEALLLEAEVIKLHEGRIVAQGPAQEVLAEERLQLLRSLDGSRTFTL, encoded by the coding sequence TTGTCTGAGCCATTGCTGCACGAACACATCACCGCGAAGCTGGACTCCATCACGATCGACGTCACCGTGGCTTTGCGCTCGCCCTGGACGGTGCTCTTCGGGCCGTCAGGCTCCGGCAAGTCGACCATCCTTCGCAGCATCGCCGGATTACGCGGAGGCCCACCTGCCTGGAAACGGCATATCCCTCTCGCTTCGCAGAAGGCTGCGCTGTTTCCACATATGTCCGTCAAGGCGAATCTCGAGTTCGGCAGAGAACTCCCGACAGGAGACTCCAAGCGGGAACAGGAGCTCCATGCCGAACGGTTTCAGGATCTGGTTCGCCTGTTCCGTATTGGCGATCTGCTGGGTCGCTACCCGGCACAGCTCTCCGGTGGCCAGGCACAACGCGTCAGCGTAGCCCGCGCTCTGATGCCCAGGTACTCGCGCCTGGTGCTGCTGGATGAACCTTTTACCGGTCTGGAGCAGGCGTTGCGCGATGAGCTTCTGCTCGCGCTCAAACAATGGACGCGCGAACACAGACTCCCTGTCCTCTCCGTCACGCATGACGTTACTGAAGCGCTTCTTCTGGAGGCGGAAGTGATCAAGCTTCATGAGGGACGCATCGTCGCTCAGGGCCCGGCGCAGGAGGTGCTTGCCGAGGAACGCCTTCAGCTCTTGCGCAGCCTTGATGGGTCACGAACCTTTACTCTGTAG
- a CDS encoding UDP-N-acetylmuramate dehydrogenase, producing the protein MRIQQNIPLAPYTTLKVGGAARLFVEAGGETEILDALRFAREERIPVFVLGGGSNLLVHDSGFDGLVIRIALKGIAQQGHTLTAAAGEEWDALVQLSAERNLQGIECLAGIPGTVGGTPVQNVGAYGQEVAQTITQVRTIDRATLTPLTFTNAECGFAYRRSRFNHEDIDRYIVTAVSFRLLPGGAPSLAYADLQRAFLRSETPSLMEVATKVRKIRATKGMVLIPGDADTQSAGSFFKNPVVPPAVYEAIADGRASVPHWPAPGGVKLSAAWLLEASGFHKGFTLGQAGLSTKHALALTNRGGATAAEILALRDHLQAAVEARFGIRLEQEPVEP; encoded by the coding sequence GTGCGTATCCAGCAGAACATTCCGCTCGCACCCTACACCACGTTGAAGGTCGGCGGTGCAGCTCGTCTCTTCGTCGAGGCAGGAGGCGAAACCGAGATCCTTGATGCGCTGCGTTTCGCCCGGGAAGAGCGTATTCCGGTCTTTGTCCTGGGAGGCGGTTCCAATCTGCTTGTACATGACAGCGGCTTCGATGGCCTGGTGATTCGGATTGCGCTGAAGGGGATCGCGCAGCAGGGCCACACGTTGACAGCAGCCGCGGGAGAAGAGTGGGATGCCCTGGTACAGCTTTCCGCTGAGCGGAACCTGCAAGGCATTGAGTGCCTCGCAGGAATTCCCGGGACCGTTGGTGGCACGCCAGTCCAGAATGTGGGCGCCTATGGGCAGGAGGTGGCGCAGACCATCACCCAGGTTCGCACTATCGATCGGGCAACTCTCACGCCGCTCACGTTTACCAATGCAGAATGTGGCTTTGCCTATCGTCGTTCTCGCTTCAACCATGAGGACATCGACCGGTATATCGTTACCGCGGTGAGCTTCCGGCTATTGCCCGGCGGCGCTCCGTCGCTGGCCTATGCCGATCTGCAGCGCGCGTTTCTCCGGAGTGAAACTCCTTCGCTAATGGAGGTTGCGACCAAGGTCCGGAAGATTCGCGCAACCAAAGGCATGGTCTTGATTCCCGGCGACGCGGATACCCAATCCGCTGGATCTTTCTTCAAGAATCCCGTGGTTCCACCAGCGGTCTACGAAGCGATCGCCGACGGCCGTGCAAGCGTGCCTCACTGGCCTGCTCCCGGAGGGGTGAAGCTCTCGGCTGCGTGGCTTCTGGAAGCCAGCGGCTTTCACAAAGGCTTTACTCTCGGCCAGGCTGGCCTCTCCACCAAGCATGCATTGGCCCTCACCAACCGTGGCGGAGCCACGGCGGCCGAGATTCTGGCCCTCCGCGACCATTTGCAGGCCGCTGTGGAAGCCCGCTTTGGCATTCGTCTGGAGCAGGAACCGGTCGAGCCCTAG